A window of the Gloeothece verrucosa PCC 7822 genome harbors these coding sequences:
- a CDS encoding ATP-binding protein, which yields MQKEIINNLRCFRGAYLSFPALERSKVKQEFLQQLSSDLKIPVYYWNLATKDLTDNGDYKQELTTLQDLFESLQNNFTEGIFCLENIGALLHDEIKTKREVLTTFLLDTLDNFKLFEKKYLILLDVEELELPTHLNSLLPSVIYPLPTISQIQDILQNFFKRNGITLEISDRLINSVSGLSAAEIEVGCQLALSSPDFGDGLYQYKIKRLQGLGLEFLPLPDVSDFGGLDRLKLGIEQVALDYSYKAREYNLPLPKGWLLAGPPGTGKTFAAKVVARRLGFPLISVGVDLVKSKGAAYLKRILQRIEAAAPAVCYFDEFDKFFDPEAALTGSGSTKEVLGVLLTWLQEKQTKVFAIATLNRLDALPPELTRAGRFDKIFYVGFPQAIERKQIFQLHAGRFDERYLVADGPLTEREWRLLLSESQYCTGAEIRAIVEMAAKNRFYNNSPINLELNDLIAMRRVLTPLYVRDTERVLAMENRARFVAESASSPDNSVFAPKNWDLWGDEEN from the coding sequence ATGCAAAAAGAAATCATAAATAATTTAAGATGCTTCAGGGGAGCTTACTTAAGTTTCCCCGCACTGGAGAGGAGCAAGGTAAAACAGGAATTTTTACAACAATTATCCTCTGATTTAAAGATTCCTGTTTATTACTGGAATCTGGCAACTAAAGACTTAACTGATAATGGCGATTATAAACAGGAACTAACCACATTACAAGACTTGTTTGAGAGCTTACAAAATAATTTCACTGAGGGGATATTTTGTCTCGAAAATATAGGGGCTTTACTTCACGATGAAATAAAAACTAAAAGGGAGGTATTAACGACTTTTCTTCTTGATACCTTGGATAACTTTAAGTTATTTGAAAAAAAATATTTAATATTGTTGGATGTTGAAGAACTTGAGTTACCCACACACCTTAATTCACTGTTACCATCTGTTATTTATCCTTTACCTACTATCTCCCAAATTCAAGACATATTACAAAACTTTTTTAAGAGAAATGGGATTACTCTAGAAATAAGCGATCGCCTAATCAACTCAGTCTCAGGTCTATCAGCCGCAGAGATAGAGGTTGGTTGTCAACTGGCCTTAAGTTCTCCCGACTTTGGCGATGGGCTATACCAATATAAAATAAAACGTTTACAAGGATTGGGGTTAGAATTCTTACCCCTTCCTGATGTTAGCGACTTTGGCGGCTTGGATAGGCTAAAACTTGGTATAGAACAGGTTGCTTTAGACTATTCATATAAAGCCAGGGAATATAACTTACCATTACCTAAAGGCTGGTTATTAGCAGGTCCACCAGGAACCGGGAAAACTTTTGCGGCTAAGGTTGTTGCTAGAAGACTTGGTTTTCCATTAATCAGTGTAGGGGTTGACCTAGTTAAATCCAAGGGGGCAGCATATCTAAAACGAATTCTCCAGAGAATCGAAGCGGCAGCCCCCGCAGTCTGCTATTTTGATGAGTTTGATAAGTTTTTTGACCCTGAAGCCGCTTTAACGGGGTCAGGTTCAACTAAGGAAGTGTTGGGTGTTCTCTTGACCTGGCTTCAGGAGAAACAGACTAAAGTTTTTGCGATCGCAACATTGAACCGTTTGGATGCCTTACCCCCAGAACTCACCAGAGCAGGACGGTTTGATAAAATATTTTACGTTGGGTTTCCTCAAGCTATTGAACGTAAGCAGATATTTCAGCTTCATGCAGGACGGTTTGATGAACGCTACTTGGTGGCAGATGGTCCGTTAACGGAAAGGGAGTGGAGATTGCTCTTGTCGGAGTCGCAGTATTGCACGGGGGCAGAGATACGGGCGATCGTGGAAATGGCGGCAAAGAACCGATTTTACAACAATAGCCCGATCAACCTAGAACTAAACGATTTAATAGCGATGCGGCGCGTGTTAACGCCATTGTACGTGAGAGACACAGAAAGAGTTCTTGCTATGGAAAATAGGGCGCGTTTCGTGGCAGAATCGGCATCAAGCCCCGATAATTCGGTATTTGCGCCGAAGAATTGGGACTTATGGGGGGATGAGGAGAATTAA
- a CDS encoding type II toxin-antitoxin system RelE family toxin, producing MNSDFESSQEEELSQTYRIELDKKAAKDFKGLPSDIQKRIKEAIDKLQYDPRPPGCKKLKAFQPPMRIRVGDYRILYEVDDLEKIVYIGGIGHRREIYGD from the coding sequence GTGAACTCGGATTTTGAATCATCTCAAGAAGAAGAGTTAAGTCAGACTTATAGAATTGAACTCGATAAAAAGGCAGCCAAAGATTTTAAAGGACTGCCTTCTGATATTCAGAAGAGAATAAAAGAAGCTATTGATAAACTACAATATGACCCTCGTCCTCCGGGGTGTAAAAAACTTAAAGCTTTTCAGCCACCGATGCGTATAAGGGTAGGTGATTACAGAATACTTTATGAAGTCGATGATCTCGAAAAAATAGTATATATTGGAGGAATTGGACATCGGCGAGAAATTTACGGAGATTAA
- a CDS encoding type IV secretory system conjugative DNA transfer family protein produces MSYYIGQSNTPNINLPTSSITNFLNTPSGLALLGSVAAFGLLSLIDNGGSKKAKLATSYWGGGGEKRKAAQRARKQIDDPKRNSAALYLGMPDRVLQKLQERWVIDKREVFCQRFPSPDTFYVPDVQRGVAVLGGAGSGKTFSVIDPLIRAALDQGFPTIIYDFKYPAQTSRAVAYALKRGYKIRVFAPGFSESDSCNILDFLKDAEDAVAAGQLAHTITKNCDLGSGGKGDKFFEDAGATLVEGVFLLTKAVAQMRGRQYADLMTASAILSLPKLGLRLLHAQQQNKFPVWTMRPLDQIMSVSGSSETESSIVGTAQRTFQKFLKKDYIGAFCGKSTLPLDLDGKTLIVFGLDRNNRDIVGPLLAATLHMVVSRNISRVEPRKDPLCVFLDELPTIYLPQLQNWLNEAREDGFCGVIAAQNLGQLERIYGKELARIIFGGTACKFLFNPQDPESAKYFSDFLGEVEVKYDSKSRSKNTGKHGGGGSRSTSDNRQKRPLFEPAQFLKLPTGKAVIINPAYSRGEEEYVPIKQKIKVARCEIQEMEWSCARWPKIRNALKRDRISDVTDDIRRKQFEERLALVNELFPEPEQPNNNNGKGGNQGGAKKQSQNQKQALNNVNNGHNKKLLDTMEKLNQVIAD; encoded by the coding sequence ATGTCATATTACATTGGTCAATCAAACACCCCTAATATTAACCTACCCACCTCATCAATAACTAACTTCCTCAATACCCCATCTGGGTTAGCACTCCTAGGGTCAGTTGCCGCATTCGGCTTACTATCATTAATAGATAATGGTGGTAGTAAGAAAGCCAAACTCGCTACTTCTTATTGGGGAGGTGGAGGTGAAAAACGTAAAGCCGCTCAAAGGGCAAGGAAGCAAATAGATGATCCTAAGAGAAACTCGGCTGCTCTATACTTGGGAATGCCGGATAGGGTTCTCCAAAAGTTACAGGAGCGATGGGTTATCGATAAAAGAGAAGTTTTCTGCCAACGATTTCCCTCCCCCGACACTTTCTACGTTCCCGATGTACAGAGAGGGGTGGCAGTCTTGGGAGGCGCAGGAAGCGGTAAGACCTTCTCAGTAATAGATCCTCTCATCAGAGCCGCCTTAGATCAGGGATTTCCCACCATAATCTATGATTTCAAATATCCTGCACAAACCAGTCGGGCTGTGGCTTACGCCTTAAAACGAGGCTATAAGATTAGGGTATTTGCGCCAGGTTTCTCCGAGTCTGATAGTTGTAATATCTTAGACTTCTTGAAAGATGCTGAGGATGCAGTGGCCGCAGGGCAACTGGCCCACACGATCACTAAAAACTGTGATCTCGGTAGTGGCGGCAAAGGCGATAAATTCTTTGAGGATGCGGGTGCTACTTTGGTTGAGGGGGTCTTCCTACTCACCAAGGCTGTTGCTCAAATGCGAGGTCGTCAATACGCTGATTTAATGACTGCTAGTGCTATATTATCTTTACCCAAGTTAGGTTTGAGATTACTACACGCACAACAGCAAAATAAGTTTCCGGTGTGGACTATGCGACCATTAGACCAGATCATGAGTGTCAGTGGTTCATCCGAGACGGAAAGTAGTATCGTGGGTACGGCACAAAGAACCTTTCAAAAATTCCTTAAAAAAGACTATATTGGTGCTTTCTGTGGTAAGTCTACATTACCTTTGGACTTAGATGGTAAGACTTTAATAGTCTTTGGGCTGGATAGGAACAATAGGGATATTGTCGGGCCGTTATTGGCAGCCACGTTACACATGGTTGTCTCTAGGAATATAAGCCGCGTTGAACCCAGAAAAGACCCTCTATGTGTCTTTTTAGACGAACTACCGACAATTTACCTCCCTCAACTGCAAAATTGGCTAAATGAGGCCCGTGAGGACGGTTTCTGTGGTGTTATCGCTGCTCAAAACCTGGGTCAATTAGAGCGTATCTATGGGAAAGAACTGGCACGAATTATATTCGGCGGTACAGCCTGTAAATTCCTCTTTAATCCCCAAGATCCCGAATCAGCTAAGTATTTCTCCGATTTCTTGGGAGAAGTAGAGGTCAAATATGACTCTAAATCTCGTTCTAAAAATACAGGGAAACACGGTGGAGGTGGCAGTCGGTCAACGTCAGATAATCGTCAAAAAAGACCATTATTTGAACCGGCACAATTTTTAAAACTTCCCACTGGTAAGGCTGTAATCATCAATCCTGCATATAGTCGGGGTGAGGAGGAGTATGTTCCCATTAAGCAAAAGATTAAGGTGGCCAGGTGCGAAATTCAGGAAATGGAATGGTCTTGCGCCAGGTGGCCTAAAATTCGGAATGCCCTTAAGCGCGATCGAATTTCTGATGTAACTGACGATATCCGCAGGAAACAGTTTGAAGAACGGTTAGCGCTTGTCAATGAGTTATTTCCGGAGCCTGAGCAGCCCAATAATAATAATGGTAAAGGAGGAAATCAAGGAGGTGCTAAAAAGCAAAGTCAAAATCAAAAACAAGCGTTAAATAATGTAAACAATGGTCATAACAAAAAACTGTTGGATACGATGGAAAAATTAAATCAAGTAATTGCTGATTAA
- a CDS encoding CU044_2847 family protein: protein MVQLTPIQLDDDTVVYIEADDNVDVTPVVEQEQEEEELTRDSLGKGKGLGGKTAIAGSMKAIEHTIKAYTTYSLNAFKGIAAGSIDKVTLEFGIKVAGKAGIPYLTEGSADSHLKITVECSFPKKDTQP from the coding sequence ATGGTTCAACTTACGCCCATACAGCTTGACGATGATACCGTAGTCTATATAGAAGCCGACGATAACGTTGATGTTACTCCTGTCGTCGAACAAGAACAGGAGGAAGAAGAATTGACCAGGGACAGTCTGGGTAAAGGAAAAGGGTTAGGTGGTAAGACTGCGATCGCAGGTAGTATGAAGGCTATTGAGCATACCATTAAGGCTTATACAACTTATAGTCTCAATGCTTTTAAAGGAATTGCTGCTGGCTCTATAGATAAGGTTACATTGGAATTTGGTATTAAAGTAGCAGGTAAGGCAGGGATACCCTATTTAACTGAGGGTTCTGCTGACAGTCACCTCAAGATTACTGTTGAGTGTTCATTTCCGAAGAAAGATACTCAGCCTTAG
- a CDS encoding TrbI/VirB10 family protein has product MGAVLEGGFEPLSDQIKKRNDSEIDELRDRERLWYLNPGTKVQIQVNRSLEL; this is encoded by the coding sequence ATGGGTGCTGTGTTGGAGGGCGGCTTTGAACCCCTCAGCGATCAGATCAAAAAAAGAAATGACTCAGAAATTGATGAGTTACGGGATAGGGAACGTCTCTGGTATCTCAATCCGGGGACGAAAGTACAGATACAGGTTAATCGATCGTTGGAGCTATAG